One window of Nocardia nova SH22a genomic DNA carries:
- a CDS encoding DUF3761 domain-containing protein, whose protein sequence is MNDLMIITGLTILAIVGLASMRHRARSPRFGIGRAAGSIGALAFSALLACGLMAQPAVASSLPELTMHQVADCGPDSHVNSDGQCVHAPESAATAPDGATAQCSDGTYSFSQHRSGTCSGHGGVARWL, encoded by the coding sequence ATGAACGATCTCATGATCATCACTGGGCTCACCATCCTCGCCATCGTCGGATTGGCCTCGATGCGACACAGAGCCCGATCGCCGCGCTTCGGGATCGGCAGGGCTGCGGGATCTATCGGCGCACTGGCATTCTCAGCTCTCCTGGCGTGCGGTCTGATGGCACAGCCTGCGGTCGCCTCGAGCCTCCCCGAACTGACGATGCATCAGGTCGCGGATTGCGGACCTGATTCGCACGTCAATTCCGACGGCCAGTGCGTCCACGCCCCCGAATCGGCAGCCACCGCACCCGACGGCGCCACGGCCCAATGCTCCGACGGCACTTATTCATTCAGCCAGCATCGTTCGGGAACTTGCTCGGGGCACGGCGGAGTCGCTCGCTGGCTGTGA
- a CDS encoding helix-turn-helix domain-containing protein yields the protein MVDISSTLPRRQLGRYLRELRQGSGLTIAELARRIERGATTVQRLETGTADRIRLWDVDAICQVCGADDTTTEALKGLAQQGNSKSWWHQYGI from the coding sequence ATGGTGGATATCAGCTCGACACTCCCACGCCGCCAGCTCGGCCGGTACCTGCGTGAGCTACGTCAGGGATCGGGCCTGACGATCGCGGAACTCGCGCGGCGCATCGAACGCGGTGCCACGACGGTCCAGCGGCTCGAGACCGGAACCGCGGACCGAATCAGGCTGTGGGATGTCGATGCGATCTGCCAGGTTTGCGGGGCCGACGACACGACGACCGAGGCGCTCAAAGGTCTTGCGCAGCAGGGGAACAGTAAGAGCTGGTGGCATCAGTACGGGATCTGA
- a CDS encoding DUF5753 domain-containing protein, translating to MASVRDLIPLNFDVYMGSESGAARLASFAELVPGLLQTPEYAKTLSRLAHPSEPESEIGRRVEMRARRQVLITKKTAPLPVDVILDESALHRVVGGRRAMGLQLRHLADMSTRSNISVRVLPFGAGVPLGDLTGPFIILDFDRPTSEKPTEPSVVYAAGYTGVMYFDDPEVVERYRRAHTNLQTVALDSQDSRRLLRDKAREFAG from the coding sequence GTGGCATCAGTACGGGATCTGATTCCGCTGAATTTCGATGTGTACATGGGCTCGGAATCCGGCGCGGCGCGACTTGCTTCGTTCGCTGAACTCGTACCCGGACTGCTTCAGACACCTGAATACGCCAAGACTCTGAGCCGCCTGGCACATCCGTCGGAACCGGAGAGCGAAATCGGCAGGCGAGTCGAGATGCGAGCACGCCGTCAAGTCCTGATCACCAAGAAGACGGCTCCGCTGCCAGTCGACGTCATCTTGGACGAATCCGCACTGCATCGTGTCGTCGGTGGCCGTCGCGCGATGGGATTGCAGTTGCGGCATCTCGCTGACATGAGTACACGGTCGAACATCTCGGTTCGAGTTCTGCCATTCGGTGCCGGCGTACCTCTGGGCGACCTGACCGGTCCCTTCATCATCCTGGATTTCGATCGGCCCACGTCCGAGAAGCCGACTGAGCCGTCGGTGGTATACGCCGCGGGCTACACAGGAGTCATGTACTTCGATGATCCCGAGGTCGTCGAACGGTATCGCCGGGCACACACCAACCTCCAGACGGTAGCGTTGGATTCGCAAGACAGCAGAAGGTTGCTGAGGGATAAGGCAAGGGAGTTCGCAGGGTGA
- a CDS encoding DUF397 domain-containing protein: MNADLSTARWFKSSHSGGSQECVEVAFLAGGAVGVRDSKDATGPALVFAPDAWDAFTATVAGGNLSRPTA; this comes from the coding sequence GTGAACGCTGATCTATCCACGGCCCGCTGGTTCAAGAGCAGCCACAGCGGCGGCAGCCAAGAGTGTGTTGAGGTCGCTTTCCTTGCTGGCGGCGCGGTGGGTGTCCGGGACTCCAAGGACGCGACCGGCCCAGCTCTCGTCTTCGCGCCTGACGCATGGGATGCGTTCACCGCGACCGTCGCGGGCGGAAACCTTAGTCGGCCCACCGCATAG
- a CDS encoding UvrD-helicase domain-containing protein, with translation MPDIRFEQRRQWVERKLDELSFLSASHRRFLSIPLMRSGWQVLVDPNDPFPPTGRAGAFAIGPGGVFALVFGDSVPDRDEIRRLRVRAEELFANLTVQRTSYVPHMVEIVLCLPRAIPLAADQPFSAADLTTLPAKFFRGEPKLSRQHARIVAARAAENNPRLQLLSSDTAPTTTTVVEEGLFHAGELREDARTKALTRPFSEWMTFLDPEQLDLVHKNYTGPARFSGPAGTGKTVVALHRMARLAKHTPGKLLFTSFVKTLPIYHQSGFLQLAPHAENRAEFIGLHKWAIRFLHDRGITFRTPDTGTIDTAFGRAWSRFGRAALTHIEPSHTYWEDEIHRVIKGRGITDLGEYKSIDRTGRNRIALDAKRRELVWDNLFKPYQNNLSERGLHDFNDVITKAITALQEQPLDDPYGLVVVDEVQDFTLLELKLVHHIAGGGPTAPLLLVGDGQQQVYSGGWRLSDAGIPIVGRGAILRTNYRNRRAVHEYAKCVDATNTVDDLDGAPGFVLRDTDVVLTGGTAISETFPHREAETRLAQAIKASGLPWADIAVITTTRNQSDRFRTALRRADIPTLPLDQFDGTHHDAVKIGTVHRAKGMDFPAVFHIAEAPAAPEAKLTDGEKDWAELANRQTMVALTRARDYIWVGFLRD, from the coding sequence ATGCCTGACATTCGATTCGAGCAGCGTCGTCAATGGGTCGAGCGGAAGCTGGACGAGCTATCGTTCCTGTCCGCGTCCCACCGCAGATTTCTGTCGATCCCGCTCATGCGCTCCGGCTGGCAGGTGCTGGTCGATCCGAACGACCCGTTTCCCCCGACCGGGCGCGCAGGCGCGTTCGCAATCGGTCCAGGTGGAGTGTTCGCACTGGTTTTCGGCGATTCCGTTCCCGACCGCGATGAGATCCGGCGCCTGCGAGTACGCGCGGAGGAACTCTTCGCGAACCTGACCGTGCAGCGAACCAGCTATGTTCCGCACATGGTCGAGATCGTGCTCTGCCTGCCCAGAGCGATTCCGCTCGCGGCCGACCAACCGTTCAGCGCCGCCGACCTGACGACCCTGCCCGCCAAGTTCTTTCGCGGTGAACCCAAACTGTCACGTCAGCATGCGCGAATCGTCGCGGCGAGGGCGGCCGAAAACAATCCGAGACTGCAATTGCTCTCCAGCGATACCGCTCCCACAACCACGACCGTGGTCGAGGAGGGCCTTTTCCACGCCGGAGAACTCCGCGAGGACGCCCGCACGAAGGCATTGACCCGTCCGTTCAGCGAATGGATGACTTTCCTCGATCCCGAACAACTCGATCTGGTGCACAAGAACTATACGGGACCTGCCCGGTTCAGCGGTCCGGCCGGAACCGGCAAAACCGTTGTGGCACTGCACCGCATGGCACGACTGGCCAAGCACACACCCGGCAAGCTGCTGTTCACCAGCTTCGTGAAAACCCTGCCCATATATCACCAGTCCGGATTCCTCCAGCTCGCCCCGCACGCCGAGAACCGAGCCGAGTTCATCGGCTTGCACAAATGGGCAATCCGGTTTCTGCACGATCGCGGCATAACGTTCCGTACCCCGGACACCGGCACCATCGACACCGCATTCGGCCGCGCATGGAGTCGTTTCGGACGTGCCGCACTCACCCACATCGAACCGAGCCACACCTATTGGGAAGACGAGATCCACCGCGTCATCAAGGGCCGGGGGATCACCGATCTGGGCGAATACAAGAGCATCGATCGCACCGGCCGCAATCGAATCGCTCTGGACGCCAAACGCCGAGAGTTGGTGTGGGACAATCTGTTCAAGCCATACCAGAACAACCTGAGCGAACGCGGGCTGCACGATTTCAACGACGTCATCACCAAGGCGATCACCGCGCTGCAAGAACAACCACTGGACGACCCCTACGGTCTGGTCGTCGTCGACGAGGTTCAAGATTTCACACTGCTGGAACTGAAACTCGTCCACCACATCGCCGGTGGCGGTCCCACCGCCCCACTCCTTCTGGTCGGCGACGGCCAGCAACAGGTCTACTCCGGCGGCTGGCGACTGTCCGACGCCGGTATCCCCATCGTCGGCCGCGGCGCGATCCTGCGCACCAACTACCGCAACCGCCGAGCGGTACACGAGTACGCCAAATGCGTCGACGCCACCAACACGGTCGACGACCTAGACGGCGCCCCCGGCTTCGTCCTGCGCGACACCGACGTCGTACTCACCGGCGGCACCGCCATATCCGAAACCTTCCCCCACCGCGAAGCCGAAACCCGCCTGGCCCAGGCGATCAAAGCATCCGGCCTGCCCTGGGCCGACATCGCGGTAATCACCACCACCAGGAACCAATCCGACCGCTTCCGAACCGCACTACGCCGCGCCGACATCCCCACCCTCCCCCTCGACCAGTTCGATGGCACCCACCACGACGCCGTGAAGATAGGCACCGTCCACCGCGCCAAGGGCATGGACTTCCCAGCGGTCTTCCACATCGCCGAGGCGCCCGCGGCACCGGAGGCGAAACTCACCGACGGCGAGAAGGATTGGGCCGAGTTGGCCAACCGCCAGACGATGGTCGCGCTCACCCGGGCACGGGACTACATTTGGGTAGGGTTCCTGCGGGACTGA
- a CDS encoding FAD-binding oxidoreductase translates to MSVPQKTLSVSDVSTIDALAAGLTGDLIRPSDAEWDRARGAWQLLADQQPVAVVTAADRNDVALTVRAATALGLRVAPQSTGHNATPLGDLSRTILLRTGALNGIDVDADARIARVEAGVRCGDLTATAAAAGLTPIGGFSADVGVVGLVLGGGLGWFARSHATARASVLELELVTADGVIRHVRIGDELFDLVLTGADIAVITALTLRLHPIGDVVAGTLFWPVESTREILRAWTTWTATSPETVTSVARALRFPAAPDVPPIFAGRSFVVIEAVLQTDPATANTLLAPLRELSPQLDTFDVTAPSALAGLHMDPPVPVPARGYSAILSTVPADAIADAVTGPAATLTSVELRQLGGALDRDPSALTDSAALLFAVAVITDPASAESATAGFRALTTAIAPAHSNRDLTSFTESPTDPARLFGEDLSRLRSTKDRWDAADVIHANHPVQALRIPQSQQAAPETDCPGMAM, encoded by the coding sequence ATGTCTGTCCCCCAGAAAACCCTCAGCGTCAGCGATGTCAGCACCATCGACGCTCTCGCCGCGGGTCTGACCGGCGACCTGATCCGCCCCTCCGACGCTGAATGGGACCGGGCGCGCGGCGCGTGGCAATTGCTGGCGGATCAGCAACCGGTCGCCGTGGTCACCGCGGCGGACCGAAACGACGTGGCCCTGACGGTACGAGCCGCCACCGCACTCGGATTGCGGGTGGCACCCCAGTCCACCGGCCACAACGCCACCCCGCTCGGCGACCTGTCCCGCACGATCCTCCTGCGCACCGGCGCGCTGAACGGAATCGACGTGGACGCCGACGCCCGGATCGCGCGCGTCGAGGCCGGTGTCCGCTGCGGCGATCTCACCGCTACCGCCGCGGCCGCCGGGCTCACTCCGATCGGTGGATTCTCCGCCGATGTCGGCGTGGTCGGCCTCGTCCTGGGCGGCGGCTTGGGCTGGTTCGCCCGCTCGCACGCCACGGCTCGCGCGTCGGTCCTCGAACTCGAACTCGTGACCGCGGACGGCGTCATCCGCCATGTTCGCATCGGCGACGAACTGTTCGATCTGGTCCTCACCGGCGCCGACATCGCCGTCATCACCGCCCTGACCTTGCGCCTGCACCCGATCGGTGACGTCGTCGCGGGCACCCTGTTCTGGCCGGTGGAATCGACCCGCGAAATCCTGCGCGCCTGGACGACCTGGACCGCCACGTCACCGGAGACGGTGACCTCCGTGGCACGAGCGCTGCGCTTCCCCGCGGCCCCCGACGTCCCACCGATCTTCGCCGGGCGGTCCTTCGTCGTCATCGAGGCGGTCCTGCAGACCGACCCGGCCACAGCGAACACTCTCCTCGCCCCCCTGCGCGAATTGTCCCCGCAGCTGGACACATTCGACGTAACAGCACCATCGGCACTCGCCGGACTCCACATGGACCCACCGGTCCCCGTTCCCGCCCGCGGCTACAGCGCCATTCTGTCGACGGTCCCCGCCGACGCCATCGCAGACGCGGTGACCGGCCCCGCCGCCACCCTCACCTCCGTCGAACTGCGCCAACTCGGCGGCGCACTCGATCGCGATCCGAGCGCGCTCACCGACTCCGCGGCCCTACTGTTCGCAGTCGCCGTGATCACCGACCCCGCATCCGCCGAATCGGCAACCGCCGGTTTCCGCGCACTGACGACAGCGATCGCTCCCGCACACTCGAACCGTGACCTGACCAGCTTCACCGAAAGCCCGACGGACCCGGCGAGGCTGTTCGGAGAAGACCTTTCGCGGCTACGGTCCACAAAGGACCGCTGGGACGCCGCCGATGTGATCCACGCGAACCACCCGGTGCAAGCCCTCCGGATCCCCCAGTCTCAGCAGGCAGCCCCCGAAACAGACTGCCCCGGTATGGCTATGTAA
- a CDS encoding glycosyltransferase — translation MTSVLLTATPVRSHVTPLLAVAESLIAAGDRVRFLTGARFRDDVLATGADYLPLPAEADYDDRDIDAAFPGRRGLSGPAGIRYDMKEIFLRPVPAQLRAVREAVAAEPTDAILAESMFAAAAVLSGMPRSQRPLLVDLGILPLALKHPDVAPFGLGIAPKPGRLGRIRNALLTIGAEKAIFAPVQRYANEIARAETGQKLPRFFLDWPAGADHIVQFTVPEFEYVRSGLPDTVHFVGPVARSRPSTMPVPTWWGDLDGRRVVHVTQGTVATGAWNLVEPTVRALADDDAIVVVATGGRPVDTLPHDLPANVRAAEFLPYDRLLPQTDVFVTNGGYGGVHYALEHGVPIVVAGRTEDKTEVSARVGWAGVGIDLRTDTPAPERVSAAVRTVLADDRYRLRAKAIGDSIRRSPGPDAVHGIIADAVGSTARQQA, via the coding sequence ATGACCTCCGTCCTCTTGACCGCCACGCCGGTGCGCAGCCATGTCACGCCGCTGCTCGCCGTCGCCGAATCCCTCATCGCCGCAGGTGATCGCGTCCGATTCCTCACCGGCGCCCGCTTCCGCGACGACGTGCTCGCCACCGGAGCCGACTACCTCCCGCTCCCCGCCGAGGCCGACTACGACGATCGCGACATCGACGCCGCCTTCCCCGGCCGCCGCGGACTCTCCGGCCCCGCGGGCATCCGATACGACATGAAGGAGATCTTCCTCCGACCGGTGCCCGCCCAACTTCGGGCGGTCCGCGAGGCCGTCGCCGCAGAGCCGACGGATGCCATCCTCGCCGAGTCGATGTTCGCCGCCGCCGCGGTACTGAGCGGCATGCCGCGCTCGCAGCGCCCGCTGCTGGTCGATCTCGGCATCTTGCCGCTGGCACTGAAACACCCCGATGTCGCGCCCTTCGGCCTCGGCATCGCGCCGAAACCCGGGCGGCTGGGCCGAATCCGCAACGCGCTGCTCACCATCGGTGCGGAGAAGGCGATCTTCGCGCCCGTGCAGCGGTATGCCAACGAGATCGCGCGCGCCGAGACCGGACAGAAGTTGCCACGATTCTTCCTCGACTGGCCCGCCGGAGCCGATCACATCGTGCAGTTCACCGTCCCCGAATTCGAATACGTGCGCAGCGGCCTGCCCGACACCGTCCACTTCGTGGGTCCGGTGGCGCGCTCGCGACCGTCGACGATGCCGGTGCCGACGTGGTGGGGCGATCTCGACGGCCGCCGCGTCGTGCACGTCACCCAGGGCACGGTCGCAACCGGCGCGTGGAATCTCGTCGAACCCACCGTGCGCGCGCTCGCCGACGACGACGCGATCGTCGTGGTCGCCACCGGCGGACGACCGGTCGACACGCTGCCACACGATCTGCCCGCCAATGTCCGAGCGGCCGAATTCCTGCCCTACGACCGCCTGCTGCCACAGACCGACGTCTTCGTGACCAACGGCGGCTACGGCGGCGTGCACTACGCGCTCGAACACGGTGTTCCGATCGTGGTCGCGGGCCGGACCGAGGACAAGACCGAGGTCAGCGCGCGCGTAGGGTGGGCGGGAGTCGGAATCGACCTGCGCACCGACACCCCTGCGCCCGAACGGGTTTCGGCCGCCGTCCGCACGGTTCTGGCCGACGATCGGTATCGCTTGCGTGCCAAGGCAATCGGCGATTCGATCCGCCGATCTCCAGGACCGGACGCCGTCCACGGCATCATCGCCGATGCCGTGGGATCGACGGCGCGGCAACAGGCGTAG
- a CDS encoding TetR/AcrR family transcriptional regulator — protein MSDKTASRTYRSALRSEQAAATRRRVLEAAAACFVERGYGGTSLADIGSRAGVSTETVKSNGPKRNLLLGAFEQAFAGVEGQAPVSDSDAAVEVAAIADDDRFLTAAAAFVAAANARTSALWTEFLSAANADAAVSEALDGLLARRKQDYRTVVGMLIEREIACGDTDPETAADELSFLWSPESHQQLVLQGGWSMDRYRAWLVATVRRQLG, from the coding sequence ATGAGCGACAAGACCGCCAGCCGGACCTATCGATCAGCCCTGCGCAGCGAACAAGCCGCCGCGACCCGCAGACGTGTGCTCGAGGCCGCCGCGGCCTGCTTCGTCGAGCGCGGGTACGGCGGCACCTCACTGGCGGATATCGGCTCGCGCGCCGGAGTGTCGACCGAGACCGTCAAATCGAACGGACCCAAACGCAACCTGCTGCTGGGCGCCTTCGAGCAGGCGTTCGCCGGTGTGGAGGGGCAGGCGCCGGTTTCCGACAGCGACGCCGCCGTCGAGGTCGCCGCCATCGCCGACGACGACCGGTTCCTCACGGCGGCAGCCGCATTCGTCGCCGCGGCGAACGCCCGCACCAGCGCGCTGTGGACGGAATTCCTCAGCGCCGCCAACGCCGATGCCGCCGTGAGTGAGGCACTGGACGGGCTACTGGCCCGCCGGAAACAGGACTACCGCACGGTGGTCGGCATGTTGATCGAACGCGAGATCGCCTGCGGCGACACCGATCCCGAGACCGCGGCCGACGAGTTGTCCTTCCTCTGGTCGCCGGAAAGTCATCAGCAACTGGTGCTGCAGGGCGGGTGGAGTATGGATCGCTACCGCGCGTGGCTCGTCGCGACGGTGCGGCGGCAACTCGGCTGA
- a CDS encoding fatty acid desaturase family protein, whose amino-acid sequence MIAAVMAVTFAQVALVMHDVAHRQVFRLRRPAEIMGRIAGNAGIGLGYGWWQDKHTRHHANPNHEELDPDVVPDVLVWSQRQARASRGLPRLIGRAQAFLFFPLLMLEGLNLHVAGVRALRNRALKNRVLEGVLLFGHFAVYLTAVFAILPADKAFAFLAVHQALFGLYMGCIFAPNHKGMPTLTGDDRPDYLRRQVLTSRNVRGGVVTDIALGGLNYQIEHHLFPSMPTPNLRHAQVIVRDYCGEIGVPYHETGLISSYREALRHLHDVGAPLRSGGAASPDRATQ is encoded by the coding sequence GTGATCGCCGCGGTCATGGCCGTCACCTTCGCCCAAGTCGCGCTCGTCATGCATGATGTCGCGCACCGCCAGGTGTTCCGGCTTCGGCGTCCGGCCGAGATCATGGGGCGGATCGCGGGGAATGCCGGTATCGGTCTGGGGTATGGGTGGTGGCAGGACAAGCACACGCGCCATCATGCCAATCCGAATCACGAGGAACTCGATCCCGATGTGGTGCCGGACGTTCTGGTCTGGTCGCAGCGGCAGGCGCGGGCCAGTCGTGGGCTGCCTCGGCTGATCGGGAGGGCGCAGGCGTTCCTGTTCTTTCCGCTGTTGATGCTGGAGGGCCTGAATCTGCATGTGGCCGGGGTGCGGGCGCTTCGGAATCGAGCGCTCAAAAACCGTGTGCTGGAGGGTGTGCTGCTGTTCGGGCACTTCGCCGTCTATCTGACCGCGGTGTTCGCAATCCTGCCCGCGGACAAAGCTTTTGCGTTTCTCGCCGTCCATCAGGCGCTGTTCGGTCTCTACATGGGCTGCATCTTCGCTCCGAACCACAAGGGCATGCCGACCTTGACCGGCGACGACCGCCCCGACTACCTGCGACGGCAGGTGCTGACCTCCCGCAATGTGCGTGGCGGGGTGGTGACCGATATCGCGCTCGGCGGCCTCAATTACCAGATCGAGCACCACTTGTTTCCGAGTATGCCGACGCCGAATCTGCGGCATGCGCAGGTGATCGTCCGGGACTACTGCGGCGAGATCGGGGTGCCGTATCACGAGACCGGTCTGATTTCGTCGTACCGTGAGGCGCTGCGGCACCTGCACGATGTCGGTGCGCCGTTGCGCTCCGGAGGCGCGGCGTCCCCTGATCGGGCGACGCAGTAG
- a CDS encoding TIGR03618 family F420-dependent PPOX class oxidoreductase, translating into MTTLQQAVELGRAEKGLAVVSTLRSDLTIQSTLVNVGLLPHPLSGQPVLGFVTYGKVKLANLRARPQVSITFRQGWAWATAEGHAQIVGPDDPQPWIDAEGVRRLLRDVFAAAGGEHDDWDEYDRVMAAERRAAVLVEPSRVYGNG; encoded by the coding sequence ATGACCACGTTGCAACAGGCGGTGGAACTCGGTCGTGCCGAGAAGGGGCTCGCCGTCGTCTCGACCCTGCGATCAGATCTGACGATCCAGTCCACGCTGGTCAATGTCGGATTGTTGCCGCATCCCCTGTCGGGGCAGCCGGTGCTCGGCTTCGTCACCTACGGCAAGGTGAAACTCGCCAATCTGCGTGCGCGGCCTCAGGTGAGTATCACCTTCCGGCAGGGCTGGGCGTGGGCGACGGCGGAGGGCCACGCTCAGATCGTCGGTCCCGATGATCCCCAGCCGTGGATCGATGCCGAGGGTGTGCGGAGACTGCTGCGCGACGTGTTCGCGGCCGCCGGTGGCGAACACGACGACTGGGACGAGTACGACCGCGTGATGGCGGCGGAGCGCCGCGCCGCGGTCCTGGTCGAACCGAGCCGGGTCTACGGCAACGGTTAG
- a CDS encoding helix-turn-helix transcriptional regulator, which yields MVSDQREHPVRTRRRECRMTQANLATTVGVSRQTVISIEQGDYAPSVFLALRIARALGTTVEDIFWTEDLEGT from the coding sequence GTGGTCAGTGATCAGCGGGAGCATCCGGTACGTACGCGGCGGCGCGAGTGCCGGATGACTCAGGCGAACTTGGCGACGACTGTCGGAGTCAGCCGGCAGACCGTGATCTCGATCGAACAGGGTGACTACGCGCCGAGTGTCTTTCTCGCCTTGCGTATCGCTCGTGCGCTGGGGACAACGGTGGAAGACATTTTCTGGACCGAGGATCTGGAGGGGACATGA
- a CDS encoding zinc-binding dehydrogenase: MRIPRCSRPVVPPRAAECRAEGRLRINHWIASGIRDGVLRPHVGAVFDGLGSIRDAHRMMESGTHTGKIVVKV, encoded by the coding sequence ATGCGAATTCCGAGGTGTAGCCGACCCGTTGTGCCACCGCGCGCAGCGGAGTGTCGCGCCGAGGGCCGTCTTCGGATCAACCACTGGATCGCCTCCGGGATCCGCGACGGTGTTCTTCGTCCCCATGTCGGTGCGGTCTTCGATGGACTCGGCAGCATCCGCGACGCCCACCGGATGATGGAATCCGGCACCCACACCGGCAAGATCGTCGTCAAAGTCTGA